Proteins encoded within one genomic window of Dasania marina DSM 21967:
- a CDS encoding glycosyltransferase produces the protein MLEANYKVVLFRNNDIIDGFLPKSDMLTVLSMSYSEIMIDGPLISLPIKGYYSGLKYLLHYIKRYKPMAIFCNSGLPCQTAVPVGKLTNTKVICHFHHPAAKRYFYFWLVRYATKLIFPSQYTQSVVRNKCGRQGKVIYNAVDLDSRYAPTTLQSKKLRDELGINEKTIVIGQVAALVPHKRPDMLIKCFAEVHRRIPDTHLLIIGQGEMHQQLTSLSSTLKLDNSITITGYVKDTLPYLQQVININVLASTEEGLGISVIEAAGCELPSIVTDCTGLSEAVEHGVTGLKFERNDSKALISSMLTLVTNPDLRIQYGKAARALALQKFNLNTYKKSITSIINSLKI, from the coding sequence ATGCTTGAAGCCAACTACAAGGTAGTGCTATTCAGAAACAATGATATCATCGATGGCTTTCTACCTAAAAGTGACATGCTAACCGTGCTTAGCATGTCGTATTCTGAAATAATGATTGACGGACCGCTGATATCACTTCCTATAAAGGGCTATTATTCAGGCCTAAAATACCTATTGCACTATATTAAGCGTTATAAGCCCATGGCTATTTTTTGTAATAGCGGCCTTCCCTGCCAAACAGCCGTCCCTGTGGGCAAACTAACCAATACCAAAGTTATCTGCCATTTCCATCACCCTGCTGCCAAGCGATATTTTTATTTTTGGCTGGTCAGATATGCAACAAAATTAATATTTCCAAGCCAATACACCCAATCAGTTGTACGCAACAAATGCGGAAGGCAAGGAAAGGTGATATACAACGCTGTTGATCTGGATTCACGCTACGCCCCCACCACCCTACAGAGCAAAAAGCTAAGAGATGAGCTCGGCATAAACGAAAAAACTATTGTTATCGGCCAAGTTGCAGCGCTTGTACCGCATAAACGCCCCGACATGCTAATAAAGTGCTTTGCAGAGGTCCATCGCAGAATTCCAGATACGCACCTGCTAATAATTGGTCAAGGCGAAATGCATCAACAACTAACCTCCCTCAGCTCAACACTGAAACTCGACAATTCGATAACTATAACTGGCTACGTAAAAGATACGCTTCCATATCTGCAGCAGGTTATTAATATTAATGTACTCGCATCTACAGAAGAAGGCCTAGGCATATCCGTCATTGAGGCCGCAGGCTGTGAGCTGCCGTCTATAGTTACGGACTGCACAGGTCTTTCTGAGGCGGTTGAGCATGGCGTAACTGGCCTGAAGTTTGAAAGAAATGACAGCAAGGCATTAATATCTAGCATGCTAACATTGGTAACAAACCCTGACCTTAGAATACAATATGGCAAAGCAGCAAGGGCACTAGCTTTACAAAAATTCAACCTAAACACTTATAAAAAAAGTATTACCAGCATAATAAACTCACTTAAGATCTAA
- a CDS encoding DegT/DnrJ/EryC1/StrS family aminotransferase, whose protein sequence is MATFGALIRGLSSGIARGIRHGDLPPVGEKIVWRGKPQPLPTYKGFDAYWVDSGTSALALTIIAAKQLRPEIAKPQVILPAYGCPDLVAAAVYANVQPVLVDIQADDPGYDLEQLKSAINGNTIAVVAVNFLGISDRLKAIKALLPNNTYLIEDNAQCYAALAEPKNIIGDFAITSFGRGKPVSLLGGGLALIRKPLNNAHNNLEKNLNLERHISESQKPKLLKVKIALYNALLTPQLYLWVNRCPLIKLGETHYHPLHTITQLDSQRTALLSSNIDQHMHQQPYQTQVAKKNQLTNEKNVLDLADKLKERTTKLLRHPILVNAKSSREMLIVKSKKLGLGYSTMYQTALINITSIKERAKLHSTKNAENFSQKIITLPTNHRVK, encoded by the coding sequence ATGGCAACCTTCGGCGCGTTAATTCGCGGCCTGAGCAGCGGCATAGCCCGTGGCATTCGCCACGGCGACTTACCACCCGTAGGTGAAAAAATAGTTTGGCGAGGCAAGCCCCAGCCACTTCCTACTTATAAAGGCTTCGACGCCTACTGGGTAGATTCCGGCACCTCAGCATTAGCGCTAACCATTATCGCAGCCAAACAACTACGCCCCGAAATTGCTAAGCCGCAAGTAATATTACCCGCCTATGGCTGCCCCGACTTAGTTGCCGCCGCTGTCTATGCAAACGTACAGCCCGTACTAGTCGATATACAAGCTGACGACCCAGGTTACGATTTAGAGCAGCTAAAGAGCGCCATCAATGGCAACACCATTGCCGTCGTAGCCGTTAACTTTTTAGGGATTAGTGATAGATTAAAAGCAATAAAAGCCCTGCTACCCAATAACACCTACCTCATTGAAGATAATGCGCAGTGTTATGCCGCATTGGCAGAACCTAAAAATATTATAGGTGACTTTGCCATTACATCGTTTGGCAGAGGTAAACCCGTAAGCCTATTAGGTGGTGGGCTAGCCTTAATCCGTAAGCCTTTAAACAACGCGCACAACAATCTAGAAAAAAACCTAAACCTAGAGCGACATATTTCAGAGTCCCAAAAACCAAAACTGCTCAAAGTAAAAATCGCACTCTATAACGCACTACTAACACCACAACTCTACTTATGGGTTAATCGCTGCCCACTGATTAAATTAGGTGAAACACACTACCACCCACTGCACACCATAACGCAGCTAGATAGCCAAAGAACCGCACTGCTAAGCAGTAATATCGATCAGCACATGCATCAGCAACCCTATCAGACACAAGTAGCTAAAAAAAATCAATTAACTAATGAAAAAAATGTGCTAGATTTAGCGGACAAACTAAAGGAAAGAACAACAAAGCTACTGCGCCATCCTATTTTAGTGAATGCAAAAAGCAGCCGGGAAATGCTCATAGTAAAATCAAAAAAACTGGGGCTAGGCTATAGCACCATGTATCAAACAGCATTAATTAATATCACATCTATTAAAGAGCGAGCAAAACTACATTCAACAAAAAATGCTGAGAATTTTTCTCAAAAAATAATAACGCTACCAACCAACCACAGAGTCAAATAA
- a CDS encoding acyltransferase family protein, producing MIYVWHLSNSVGSLCFVGAFIRGALCCKSSRTWFFVLSGYLMTYIMVNTYGYDSKGMGKFALNRFLRLYPAYMFVLFLSVTTIILMDGMIEIYKPAMFLPRSLHEIIENISMIYFSFSPITVEPRLSPPTWALTLELIYYCLICLGLSKTRKITLIWVALSVCYTLFTLYKGYGKEYRYAMMLSGSLPFSLGALLYHYKEGFLGLLKHLPSVLLNPWFAMTVFVLNTVSRVYIPGMWWLGFYTNLLVAVYIVLILSEKNIPGVSSRLDYKVGELSYHIYLLHWLVAAVIAGKLFGIEVFVVNHWVTALTLVATIFISVFISKVVDAPVNYLRKKVREG from the coding sequence ATGATTTATGTTTGGCATTTATCGAACTCTGTTGGCTCTTTGTGTTTTGTTGGGGCATTTATCCGCGGTGCCTTATGTTGCAAGTCAAGCCGTACATGGTTTTTTGTTTTAAGCGGCTATTTGATGACTTATATTATGGTCAATACTTACGGATATGATTCGAAAGGAATGGGTAAATTTGCTTTAAATCGTTTTTTGAGGCTTTATCCTGCATATATGTTTGTTCTATTTCTCAGTGTAACCACAATAATATTAATGGATGGGATGATTGAGATATATAAGCCAGCGATGTTTTTGCCTAGGTCGTTGCATGAAATCATTGAAAATATTTCAATGATTTACTTTAGTTTTTCCCCGATTACTGTTGAGCCAAGACTTTCACCTCCAACCTGGGCTTTAACTTTAGAGTTAATTTATTATTGTTTGATTTGTTTAGGTTTGTCCAAAACAAGAAAAATAACATTAATATGGGTGGCATTAAGTGTTTGTTACACGTTGTTTACGCTATATAAAGGTTATGGTAAAGAGTATCGGTATGCGATGATGTTGAGTGGTTCCTTGCCCTTTTCTTTAGGCGCGTTGCTATATCATTATAAAGAAGGGTTTTTGGGTTTGTTAAAACATTTGCCTAGTGTGTTATTAAATCCTTGGTTTGCCATGACGGTATTTGTTTTGAATACAGTGTCTCGAGTATACATTCCTGGAATGTGGTGGCTGGGTTTTTATACCAATCTGTTAGTGGCTGTATACATAGTTTTGATATTGTCAGAAAAAAATATCCCTGGCGTCTCTAGCCGCCTAGACTATAAGGTTGGTGAGTTAAGTTACCATATTTACTTGCTTCATTGGTTGGTTGCCGCTGTGATTGCTGGGAAGCTATTTGGTATTGAGGTGTTTGTGGTTAATCACTGGGTGACTGCTTTGACGCTGGTGGCTACTATATTTATATCTGTTTTTATCAGCAAGGTTGTTGACGCCCCTGTTAATTATCTTAGGAAGAAAGTTAGGGAGGGGTGA
- a CDS encoding glycosyltransferase, whose amino-acid sequence MNKTDVSFLIPTLNEARNIAACIESIQSQMPATISYEIVIGDHGSTDNTVDIVKSFRVNYFVLNSGTISKLRNELVQHSNSKILIFLDADIRLTNEWSHNITNTLALLDENPLYITGSNCLPPNSNNRLNKYWFTLISQKPKNYVATGHMITTKETYDKVNGFTDNLSSGEDYDFCQKAKQQQIPITSNPDLKVIHLDYPSTLHDFIRREIWHGAGDFSTLRSFLSSKVAIASLLYILTLLFVFTLSLLSTPRLISIIAAIVILPTILSYYKFHSLTLKFRVYNIAICSLYLTSRSLSFFKRRVIQRNYSKHS is encoded by the coding sequence ATGAATAAAACAGATGTTTCATTTCTAATACCAACACTTAATGAAGCGCGCAACATTGCTGCCTGCATTGAAAGTATACAAAGTCAAATGCCAGCGACAATATCGTATGAAATAGTAATAGGCGACCACGGATCAACGGACAACACAGTAGACATAGTAAAGTCATTTAGGGTAAATTACTTTGTATTAAATAGCGGTACAATTTCTAAGCTAAGAAATGAGTTGGTTCAACACAGTAATAGCAAAATATTGATTTTTTTAGATGCCGACATAAGGCTTACAAATGAATGGTCGCATAACATAACCAATACTTTAGCTCTACTCGATGAAAACCCCCTATACATCACAGGTTCAAATTGCCTCCCCCCTAACAGCAATAATCGATTAAACAAATACTGGTTCACACTAATTAGCCAGAAACCGAAAAATTATGTGGCGACAGGTCACATGATTACAACAAAAGAGACGTATGACAAGGTTAACGGATTTACAGACAACCTCTCATCTGGCGAAGACTATGATTTTTGCCAAAAAGCAAAACAGCAACAAATCCCTATAACCTCTAACCCAGATCTAAAAGTTATTCATTTAGACTACCCTTCCACTCTTCATGACTTTATACGGCGTGAAATTTGGCATGGTGCCGGCGACTTCAGCACTTTGCGATCCTTCCTATCATCAAAAGTGGCTATTGCCTCGTTATTATACATACTCACCTTGTTGTTTGTTTTTACCCTATCACTATTATCCACACCAAGATTAATAAGCATAATAGCGGCAATAGTAATACTCCCAACAATCCTCTCTTACTATAAATTTCACTCACTCACGCTAAAGTTCCGTGTTTATAATATTGCTATATGCTCGCTATACCTAACATCCCGATCTCTATCTTTTTTTAAACGGAGAGTGATACAGCGTAATTACTCAAAGCATTCTTAA
- a CDS encoding low molecular weight phosphatase family protein: MLTKKQRLRSVYERIIYFLGGYRSYGRVSKNLDVSRLVFVCSGNICRSVLAEYYANKIGMNAVSFGVDAPDGDPANRTMEAVAKNNNLYLDGHLTTSMESYTYQPGDLIVGVDIKHLNMIAKSKGLKKESMLLMGLFLDAKKVTLIDPYGKDVIFFENTADNIYEAVERIVDVVR; encoded by the coding sequence ATGTTGACAAAAAAACAAAGACTACGTTCGGTCTATGAAAGGATAATATATTTTCTGGGTGGTTACAGGTCTTATGGAAGGGTGTCTAAAAATTTAGATGTGTCAAGGTTGGTATTTGTTTGTTCAGGTAATATTTGCAGGAGCGTGTTAGCAGAATATTATGCAAATAAGATTGGAATGAATGCCGTGTCTTTTGGGGTTGATGCGCCTGATGGTGATCCTGCTAATAGGACTATGGAAGCGGTTGCAAAAAATAATAATTTATACCTAGATGGTCATTTGACAACTAGTATGGAAAGTTATACCTATCAGCCTGGTGATTTAATAGTTGGCGTTGATATTAAGCATTTAAATATGATAGCAAAATCTAAAGGCTTAAAAAAGGAATCAATGCTATTGATGGGGTTATTTTTGGACGCTAAAAAAGTCACGTTAATTGATCCTTATGGAAAAGACGTGATTTTTTTTGAAAATACTGCGGATAATATATATGAAGCAGTTGAGCGTATAGTTGATGTGGTTCGATAG
- a CDS encoding lipopolysaccharide biosynthesis protein, producing MIATIFKKSTLYAIGTAARAATSIIMLPIYTRYLTPDVYGTAELLNIILDLTVLLLGAQITGGVFKFYSDAGSKKEKNTVVSTAIWLGLLVNVVGIILLWLSAPFLASALGSSELTLALRWFSFTLAFATITELGMGYYRVNDMAGSFLMVSLAKLAIQIAANVYFIVFLEMGLWGIIYSALLAGSVQAAWLAYNIIPKVGVYFSISKAKELAVFGLPLVFGSIAMYYITFADRYYLQYFHDATSVGLYALSYKFGFMLLALVWAPFMSYWGAKQFDHAKEDDGAALFGRVFEVANYILWLAATGMLLFASPIIRFIADASYFQSIEYIPYIVMAYVFLGWTEFHRFGIFESKRTYLLNRINWFSVLIVSVAYISLIPNYGGGGAALATLLVMAVRFVVIYHYAQKYYSFYTPWFKVLSLYLLTSVVFYLCSSLYVNNVYDFILSAIAVIVAVIASFICKASPITIPELTAYWKISFKNKMQKM from the coding sequence TTGATTGCGACAATATTTAAAAAAAGTACCTTGTATGCAATTGGTACTGCGGCTCGTGCGGCTACATCAATAATTATGCTTCCTATTTATACCCGGTATCTAACACCCGATGTGTATGGTACCGCGGAGCTTTTGAATATAATTCTAGACCTTACGGTTTTACTTTTAGGTGCTCAAATAACAGGCGGTGTGTTTAAGTTTTATTCCGATGCGGGCTCTAAAAAAGAAAAAAACACAGTTGTTAGTACCGCTATTTGGTTAGGGTTACTGGTTAATGTTGTTGGCATTATTCTATTGTGGTTGTCTGCGCCGTTTTTGGCTTCAGCTCTAGGAAGCTCTGAGCTCACTTTAGCGTTGAGGTGGTTTTCGTTTACTCTTGCCTTTGCAACGATTACTGAGTTGGGGATGGGCTATTATAGAGTTAATGATATGGCCGGCAGCTTTTTAATGGTTAGCCTAGCTAAGCTAGCTATACAAATAGCAGCTAATGTTTATTTCATTGTTTTTTTAGAAATGGGATTATGGGGGATTATATATTCAGCTCTCCTTGCCGGCTCCGTTCAAGCAGCCTGGCTTGCTTATAACATTATTCCGAAAGTGGGTGTTTATTTTTCTATTAGTAAAGCCAAAGAGTTAGCTGTTTTTGGGTTGCCTTTAGTTTTCGGCTCAATTGCAATGTATTATATAACTTTTGCCGATAGATATTATTTACAGTATTTTCATGACGCCACGAGTGTCGGGCTCTATGCCCTTTCTTATAAATTTGGCTTTATGTTACTGGCGTTAGTTTGGGCGCCTTTTATGAGTTATTGGGGGGCGAAGCAGTTTGATCACGCCAAAGAAGATGACGGGGCAGCGTTGTTTGGTAGGGTCTTTGAGGTGGCGAATTATATTTTATGGTTGGCTGCAACAGGCATGTTGCTCTTTGCTTCTCCCATTATACGATTTATTGCTGATGCTAGTTATTTTCAGTCTATTGAATATATACCTTACATAGTTATGGCTTATGTGTTTTTAGGTTGGACGGAGTTTCATCGATTTGGGATATTTGAAAGTAAAAGAACTTATTTGTTAAATCGGATCAACTGGTTTTCCGTTTTGATTGTTAGTGTTGCGTATATAAGTCTTATTCCGAATTATGGCGGCGGCGGTGCTGCTTTGGCAACACTTCTGGTAATGGCGGTTCGATTTGTTGTTATCTATCACTATGCGCAAAAATATTACAGCTTTTACACTCCTTGGTTTAAGGTTCTGTCGCTGTACTTGTTAACTAGTGTTGTGTTTTATTTGTGCAGTAGTCTGTATGTAAATAATGTATATGATTTTATACTTTCAGCGATTGCTGTAATTGTGGCAGTGATCGCCTCTTTTATATGTAAAGCTAGCCCAATAACTATCCCAGAGCTTACGGCGTACTGGAAAATCTCTTTCAAAAATAAAATGCAGAAGATGTAG
- a CDS encoding heparin lyase I family protein, protein MKKDYICHYVICFIIFSCITPHAFSWSIERNFNEGAHGTAANTSLDGFDTAAEQSFYDSSLSYNGGQSALLNISKGDQGFGRWGGVINFPSPVTASQELWYQMYIYIPDSFTIDTDQGSLKTIRFMSQKSDGSGSGALDIQMADEDSPNVFRMIREYASSAGWFTFGERHQFKKNQWHKITTYLYADHKTASEGGRSEVKVWLDNALVTHEREIKTLAFDGSYFNSLYLFTYWNGLAPKTQHLWVDEIQITNEKPNWDLQNAPNPPTGLSTSQL, encoded by the coding sequence ATGAAAAAAGACTATATATGCCACTACGTTATTTGTTTTATTATTTTCTCTTGTATTACCCCACACGCTTTTTCATGGAGTATAGAGAGAAACTTTAATGAAGGAGCACATGGCACTGCAGCCAACACCTCACTTGACGGATTTGATACCGCAGCAGAGCAATCATTTTATGATTCGTCACTATCATATAATGGAGGGCAATCCGCCCTACTTAACATATCTAAAGGAGATCAAGGCTTTGGAAGATGGGGTGGCGTTATAAACTTCCCTTCTCCCGTTACCGCAAGTCAAGAGCTATGGTATCAAATGTATATATACATACCCGATAGCTTTACAATTGACACTGACCAAGGAAGTTTAAAAACCATCCGTTTTATGAGTCAAAAATCCGACGGCTCAGGCTCAGGCGCACTAGATATACAGATGGCTGATGAGGACTCCCCCAATGTATTTAGAATGATCCGGGAGTATGCAAGTTCAGCTGGCTGGTTTACTTTCGGAGAGCGCCATCAATTTAAAAAAAATCAATGGCATAAAATCACAACATATCTGTATGCGGATCATAAAACCGCAAGCGAGGGAGGAAGGAGTGAGGTAAAAGTATGGCTTGATAATGCGCTCGTCACCCATGAACGCGAAATAAAAACTCTAGCTTTTGATGGTAGTTATTTTAACTCTTTGTATTTGTTCACTTACTGGAACGGCCTCGCCCCTAAGACACAACATTTGTGGGTTGATGAAATCCAAATAACGAACGAAAAGCCTAACTGGGACCTACAAAATGCACCGAACCCACCAACAGGGCTTAGCACAAGTCAACTTTAA
- a CDS encoding glycosyltransferase family 4 protein yields MPTIPPIKVCYFDAAISPGGTTTLTQLIFSNINRKIVTPRLFAALSIQEASKRFKENDIVLLFTMNLSYTARENLLSKLQPYNKYLVKISIYLFSLLQLLSNVVPFLKILKALHKEKPDIIHIHNFEPALLAAYILKTPVIWHFHGIPNKPGKLHKLLQPIIKKYLCISAFVKDKAIEHNYSKHKLITLLNPGPSIDQNIVTRDIRTEHLIDSDAILISHFGRLIPWKGQLEFLQAFALAKTKCSKLVALLAGDEGEGYGHNYKEKLLTYIKDNNLTKHVIFTGHIDNPQAYMAASDIIVHSSIEPEPFGLVITEAMANGTCVICSNIGAPPEIIDHEVTGLIVNPNNSNELASAIIRLYGDTKLRSRLASNAKQQSILKFDPLIYTLKLESLYSSIGNSILT; encoded by the coding sequence ATGCCAACCATACCGCCAATAAAAGTGTGCTATTTCGATGCCGCTATTTCACCAGGAGGGACAACAACACTTACCCAGTTAATATTTTCCAATATCAATAGAAAAATTGTCACGCCTCGGCTCTTTGCAGCCTTATCGATTCAAGAAGCATCTAAACGCTTTAAAGAAAACGATATTGTATTATTATTCACCATGAACCTCAGCTATACCGCTAGAGAGAATTTACTGTCTAAACTCCAGCCGTATAATAAATATCTTGTTAAGATATCCATCTACTTATTTTCTTTATTACAATTGCTATCTAATGTTGTGCCATTTTTAAAAATCTTAAAAGCTCTGCATAAAGAAAAGCCTGACATTATACATATTCACAACTTTGAACCGGCACTATTAGCTGCCTATATTTTAAAAACACCCGTAATATGGCACTTCCATGGCATACCTAATAAGCCCGGCAAGCTTCACAAACTACTTCAACCCATTATTAAAAAATATTTATGCATATCGGCTTTTGTTAAGGATAAAGCAATTGAGCACAACTATTCTAAACACAAACTTATAACCTTGCTAAACCCTGGTCCATCAATTGACCAAAACATAGTCACTAGAGATATCAGAACCGAACACTTAATAGATAGTGACGCTATTCTCATATCACATTTTGGCCGTCTTATACCGTGGAAAGGGCAGCTAGAATTCTTACAAGCATTTGCTCTTGCTAAAACTAAATGCTCTAAATTGGTAGCATTACTTGCTGGTGATGAAGGAGAAGGTTATGGCCACAACTATAAGGAGAAGCTGTTAACTTACATTAAAGATAACAACCTTACTAAACATGTTATTTTTACTGGCCATATCGACAACCCTCAAGCTTACATGGCCGCCTCAGATATAATTGTGCATAGCTCTATTGAACCCGAGCCGTTCGGCCTAGTTATAACTGAAGCAATGGCAAATGGCACATGCGTCATCTGCTCTAACATAGGAGCACCGCCAGAAATAATCGACCACGAGGTAACCGGCCTTATTGTCAACCCTAACAACAGTAACGAGCTCGCTAGTGCAATTATTAGATTATATGGGGACACCAAGCTTAGGTCGCGTCTAGCCAGCAATGCCAAGCAACAATCTATCTTAAAATTTGACCCTTTAATCTACACACTTAAACTTGAATCTTTATATTCATCTATAGGTAATTCAATCTTAACCTAA
- a CDS encoding acyltransferase family protein, producing the protein MKNYKFNVNSFDMLRLLAALQVAFLHSYEFSGNYNGDNYFLSFLELFPGVPIFFFVSGYLISKSYERSATLFSFSLNRILRLYPALIVCVVINLIMIAVTGYFQNTSVSASEIVMLGVAKSSFLQFYNPDFMRAFGDGVLNGSLWTICVEIQFYMLVPLLYKCLMRGGRFENIKLVMVIIVFIVANRCLFSFSGEYSQNIIWKLYRISFMPWLYMFLVGVLVQKNFEVIARYILKLNLLFLLIVYVCIAYLLSNQGMLLGNSISPLLFFPLVVLIFKFSYSNVQITNRLLRGNDISYGVYIWHMPIINQALYLYGYDLSEGVVVGLLGLTIFAGLGSWLLIEAPSLRLKKNSIKR; encoded by the coding sequence ATGAAAAATTACAAGTTTAATGTAAATAGTTTTGACATGCTTAGGTTGCTTGCGGCTTTACAGGTTGCGTTTCTGCATAGCTATGAGTTTTCGGGTAACTATAATGGCGATAACTATTTTTTATCGTTTTTAGAGTTGTTTCCTGGTGTGCCTATATTCTTTTTTGTGAGCGGTTATTTGATAAGTAAATCTTATGAAAGATCTGCAACATTATTTTCGTTCAGCTTAAATCGAATTTTACGCTTGTACCCAGCATTAATAGTGTGCGTAGTAATTAACTTAATTATGATAGCTGTTACTGGCTATTTTCAAAATACTAGTGTTAGTGCTAGCGAGATAGTGATGCTCGGCGTTGCGAAATCATCTTTTTTGCAGTTTTATAATCCCGATTTTATGAGGGCATTCGGTGACGGGGTGTTAAACGGTAGCTTATGGACAATATGCGTAGAGATTCAGTTTTATATGCTTGTTCCTTTACTTTATAAGTGTTTAATGCGTGGAGGTAGGTTCGAAAATATAAAACTGGTTATGGTTATTATAGTTTTTATTGTTGCAAACCGTTGTCTTTTTAGTTTTTCGGGTGAATACAGTCAGAATATAATTTGGAAATTATATCGAATAAGTTTTATGCCGTGGCTTTACATGTTTCTTGTGGGTGTGTTAGTGCAAAAAAACTTTGAGGTAATAGCTAGATATATTTTAAAGCTAAACTTATTATTTTTGTTAATAGTGTATGTGTGTATTGCATACCTTCTATCAAATCAAGGGATGTTGCTGGGTAATTCAATTTCTCCTTTACTCTTCTTTCCGTTAGTGGTCTTGATTTTTAAATTTTCTTATTCAAATGTTCAAATTACTAATCGGTTACTGAGGGGTAATGACATCTCATATGGTGTATATATATGGCATATGCCAATAATCAATCAGGCATTATATTTATATGGATATGATTTATCAGAAGGCGTGGTTGTCGGTTTGCTCGGTCTGACAATTTTTGCAGGCTTAGGGTCATGGTTGCTGATAGAGGCACCTTCATTAAGGCTAAAAAAGAATTCAATAAAAAGATAG
- a CDS encoding sulfotransferase, whose amino-acid sequence MVAPNFLCIGAQKSGTTWLYENLSKHDDVWVTPVKELHYFNRVCLNSELLGYWDMPHPRGMERYKGLCIPPRLKQLSWIRHYYGYGLSKDWYYRLFDERYTGGKVCGDITPDYSTLEDKGVKYVKEVVGAQTPIIFIVRDPIERSWSAAKMIFRYRGLDINEKNFDELESLLLHPVISLYSQYSRAIKLWQGHFPNFHVLSYDELCVSPYSFLEKISKIIGISNTWDKPTVEKQVWADSKKLPIPLRFEEMLSREAGAERVDIKALVDCEFISRW is encoded by the coding sequence ATGGTTGCCCCAAACTTTTTATGTATAGGTGCTCAGAAAAGCGGAACGACCTGGCTCTATGAAAATCTTTCTAAGCATGATGACGTCTGGGTTACCCCGGTAAAGGAATTACATTATTTCAATAGAGTCTGCCTTAATAGTGAGTTGCTAGGATACTGGGACATGCCTCACCCTAGAGGTATGGAGCGCTATAAGGGGTTGTGCATTCCTCCTAGGCTAAAGCAATTAAGCTGGATAAGGCACTACTATGGCTATGGTCTTAGTAAAGATTGGTATTATAGATTGTTTGATGAACGATATACTGGCGGTAAAGTTTGTGGCGATATTACCCCTGATTATTCTACCCTTGAAGATAAGGGGGTTAAGTATGTAAAAGAAGTAGTTGGTGCGCAGACGCCAATTATTTTTATTGTCAGAGATCCTATAGAGCGATCTTGGTCGGCAGCAAAAATGATATTTAGGTATCGGGGTTTAGATATCAATGAAAAAAACTTTGATGAATTAGAAAGCTTGTTATTACACCCGGTTATTTCACTTTATAGCCAGTACTCAAGAGCAATAAAGCTCTGGCAAGGTCATTTTCCTAATTTCCACGTGCTCTCATACGATGAATTATGTGTGTCGCCATATTCTTTTTTAGAGAAAATTTCAAAAATTATTGGTATCAGCAATACCTGGGACAAGCCTACTGTTGAAAAGCAAGTGTGGGCTGATAGCAAAAAGTTACCAATTCCTTTGAGGTTTGAAGAAATGTTAAGTCGAGAGGCAGGCGCTGAAAGAGTTGATATAAAAGCTTTGGTAGACTGTGAGTTTATAAGCCGCTGGTAA